One stretch of Leadbetterella byssophila DSM 17132 DNA includes these proteins:
- a CDS encoding bifunctional UDP-N-acetylmuramoyl-tripeptide:D-alanyl-D-alanine ligase/alanine racemase yields the protein MWVSELDPEAKVALTDSRFLSKPDSSIFFAIKGERHDGHQFIPELYDKGIREFVVEKRAFNEKLKGILEKEEVKALLVDSSILTLQEMAGKNRQKYDHPVIGITGSNGKTIVKEWLNALLDKDFDIVKSPRSYNSQIGVALSVWEMSSRYQLGIFEAGISLPGEMKALQKIIQPTIGVFTNIGSSHSEGFESDRQKIREKLQLFVKSETLIYCRDYSEIEEEVNAFLLEQNPNLKIVSWSKADVEVKDGKAYFLWKGEKYELPFIDAASVENLVHCILAALSVKEDWDVRRLRFLNPVEMRLELKEGREDNYIIDDTYNNDLGGLKMALQFMSQAHTLRGKVLILSDMFQTGLEGESLSRVMQDLIAPQGLNTFIGVGEHWKKYPIHLSGVETQYYDDTKALLTSGALERIKSSLILVKGARIFAFEKIVEKLIKRNHGTVLEINLDAITHNLNYYRRQLGSSTKIMVMVKAFAYGSGNEVAAWLQYHRVDYLTVAFPDEGVALRENGISLPIMVMNSDPDSYSTIFEYGLEPEIYSFRVLEAYLKAKENWKPDELTKIHLKIDTGMHRLGFLEKEVPPLLKALEDHPKVQVASIFSHLVGADEAKHDAFSKEQIACYERASSAIINGLGYSPIRHICNTAGIIRFPEARYDMSRLGIGLYGVASSGLEQKDLQTVATLKTTISQIKVLDPKETVGYGRYGVLNRESKIATIAIGYADGYDRGFGRGNAFVLVHGKACPTMGSICMDMCMIDVTDVDCKEGDEVIVFGENPSLTELAEKINTIPYEILTGISSRVKRVFYHA from the coding sequence ATGTGGGTGAGTGAGCTAGATCCGGAGGCCAAAGTGGCCTTGACGGATAGTAGGTTTCTTTCGAAACCGGATTCCAGCATATTTTTCGCCATTAAAGGGGAAAGGCATGATGGACATCAATTTATTCCGGAATTATACGATAAGGGTATTCGGGAGTTTGTAGTTGAAAAGAGAGCATTTAACGAAAAATTAAAAGGTATTCTGGAAAAAGAGGAAGTTAAGGCACTGCTTGTGGATAGCAGTATTCTTACTCTTCAGGAAATGGCGGGAAAAAATCGCCAGAAGTATGATCATCCAGTAATAGGGATTACAGGTAGTAATGGAAAGACCATAGTAAAGGAATGGTTAAATGCCTTGCTGGATAAAGATTTTGATATAGTAAAGAGTCCTAGATCCTATAATTCTCAGATAGGAGTGGCCCTATCCGTATGGGAAATGTCTTCTCGGTACCAATTGGGCATTTTTGAAGCCGGGATATCTCTTCCAGGAGAGATGAAAGCCTTGCAGAAGATCATTCAGCCTACTATAGGGGTTTTTACGAATATTGGTTCTTCGCATAGTGAGGGTTTTGAAAGTGACAGGCAAAAGATCAGAGAAAAGCTGCAGCTTTTTGTGAAATCAGAAACTTTAATCTATTGTAGAGATTATTCTGAAATTGAAGAGGAGGTGAATGCTTTCCTTTTGGAACAAAATCCAAACTTAAAAATAGTCTCCTGGTCGAAAGCTGATGTAGAGGTGAAGGATGGTAAGGCTTATTTTTTGTGGAAAGGTGAGAAGTATGAACTTCCCTTTATTGACGCCGCTTCCGTTGAAAATCTAGTGCATTGTATTTTAGCGGCTTTGAGTGTCAAGGAAGATTGGGATGTGCGAAGGTTGCGCTTTCTGAATCCGGTGGAGATGCGTTTAGAACTGAAAGAGGGAAGGGAGGATAATTATATCATTGACGATACTTACAATAATGACTTAGGTGGGCTTAAAATGGCCTTACAATTCATGAGTCAGGCGCACACCTTGAGGGGAAAGGTCTTGATACTTTCTGATATGTTTCAGACGGGATTGGAAGGAGAAAGCCTTTCTAGGGTCATGCAGGATTTGATAGCGCCTCAGGGCTTGAATACCTTTATTGGAGTAGGAGAACATTGGAAAAAATATCCTATCCACTTGTCCGGAGTAGAAACTCAGTATTATGATGACACTAAAGCTCTCTTGACTAGCGGTGCACTTGAGAGGATAAAAAGTTCACTTATTTTGGTTAAAGGGGCTAGGATCTTTGCCTTTGAAAAGATAGTAGAAAAACTAATCAAACGTAATCACGGCACCGTCCTGGAAATCAATTTAGATGCTATAACACATAATTTAAACTATTATAGGAGGCAATTGGGCTCATCTACTAAGATCATGGTGATGGTGAAGGCTTTTGCATATGGTAGCGGAAATGAGGTGGCCGCTTGGTTACAATATCACCGGGTAGATTATCTCACGGTGGCATTCCCGGATGAAGGAGTGGCTTTGCGTGAGAATGGCATTTCTCTTCCTATAATGGTGATGAACTCAGATCCGGATAGTTATAGCACCATTTTTGAATACGGATTGGAACCTGAGATCTATAGCTTTAGGGTTCTTGAGGCCTATTTGAAGGCAAAGGAGAATTGGAAGCCGGATGAGTTAACAAAGATTCACCTGAAGATTGACACCGGCATGCACCGCTTGGGATTTTTGGAAAAAGAAGTTCCTCCATTACTAAAAGCCCTAGAGGATCATCCTAAGGTACAAGTAGCAAGTATTTTTTCACATCTAGTAGGAGCTGATGAAGCTAAACATGATGCTTTCTCCAAAGAGCAGATTGCATGCTATGAACGGGCTTCATCTGCTATCATTAATGGTTTAGGCTACTCTCCGATCCGTCATATCTGTAATACGGCAGGCATTATTCGGTTTCCGGAGGCCAGGTATGATATGTCACGCTTAGGTATAGGACTCTATGGCGTAGCATCTTCAGGATTAGAGCAAAAAGATTTGCAGACCGTAGCCACTCTGAAAACTACTATTTCTCAAATTAAGGTTTTAGATCCAAAAGAAACCGTGGGTTATGGTAGATATGGAGTATTAAATAGAGAATCAAAAATAGCTACCATTGCTATTGGTTATGCGGATGGATATGACAGAGGTTTTGGTAGGGGCAATGCATTTGTTCTAGTCCATGGGAAAGCTTGTCCTACTATGGGTAGCATATGTATGGATATGTGCATGATAGATGTGACAGATGTGGATTGCAAAGAAGGGGATGAAGTCATAGTATTTGGTGAAAACCCATCTTTAACGGAGCTGGCAGAGAAGATAAATACTATTCCTTACGAGATCTTAACGGGCATTTCGTCTCGTGTGAAACGCGTTTTTTATCATGCCTAA
- a CDS encoding 3-phosphoshikimate 1-carboxyvinyltransferase, with product MTSYFLHKSSGLFNERIALASSKSESNRALILNALTGFKSELKNLSSARDTQTMIRLLQSTEETADVLDAGTTMRFLTAFFTATNTPKIMTGTPRMCERPIGILIDALKTLGAEIEYLEKPGYPPHKIHGFTDQKTNQLEIRGDVSSQYISALLMIAPTLPQGLEIQLTGEIGSIPYITMTIRQMEAFGVKVEADWKAKTLKVKPQTYTPVTYQIESDWSGASYWYSMVALASHPETKIELLGLKLNSLQGDSAIADIMVHLGVKSTFTKDGVLLEKIPAAKDFRWNFSDCPDLTQTVAVILAALRIEGELTGIESLKIKETDRVLALQNELKKIGAELVEVEKNLKYKVTNFKAYTEIPQIATYDDHRMAMAFAPLCQLGDVIIEEPGVVAKSYPSFWDDVKKITEIK from the coding sequence TTGACCTCATATTTTTTACACAAATCATCGGGATTATTCAATGAACGCATAGCTCTGGCTTCCTCCAAAAGTGAGAGCAACAGAGCACTTATTTTAAACGCCTTGACCGGATTCAAATCGGAATTGAAAAATCTGTCCTCCGCTAGAGATACGCAAACCATGATACGTCTTCTTCAAAGTACTGAAGAAACAGCGGATGTACTAGATGCAGGAACTACCATGCGTTTCCTAACCGCCTTCTTTACGGCTACGAATACGCCTAAGATCATGACCGGAACTCCCAGAATGTGCGAAAGACCTATAGGCATTTTGATTGACGCTCTTAAAACCCTGGGTGCGGAGATAGAATATCTAGAAAAACCGGGATATCCCCCACATAAAATCCATGGATTCACAGATCAAAAAACCAATCAGCTGGAGATTCGTGGTGATGTGAGCAGTCAGTATATCTCAGCTCTGCTTATGATAGCTCCAACCCTTCCACAGGGATTAGAAATACAACTCACCGGTGAAATAGGATCCATTCCATATATTACCATGACTATCCGACAAATGGAGGCATTTGGGGTGAAGGTGGAAGCTGATTGGAAAGCAAAGACACTAAAGGTTAAGCCTCAAACATATACTCCGGTAACTTATCAAATCGAGTCGGATTGGTCTGGAGCCTCCTACTGGTACTCCATGGTGGCTTTGGCGTCACATCCTGAGACTAAAATCGAGCTTTTAGGCTTAAAATTAAATTCTTTACAAGGAGACAGCGCCATTGCTGATATCATGGTTCATCTTGGAGTAAAGAGTACTTTTACTAAAGATGGAGTACTTTTAGAAAAGATACCTGCTGCAAAAGACTTCCGCTGGAATTTCTCTGACTGCCCTGATCTAACTCAGACCGTAGCCGTCATTTTAGCCGCCCTTAGAATAGAAGGTGAGTTAACGGGTATTGAAAGTTTGAAGATCAAAGAGACGGATAGAGTACTAGCTCTTCAAAACGAATTAAAGAAAATAGGAGCTGAACTTGTTGAAGTAGAGAAAAACCTCAAATACAAGGTAACTAACTTCAAAGCATATACAGAGATACCTCAAATAGCCACTTATGATGACCATAGAATGGCCATGGCCTTTGCTCCACTGTGTCAATTAGGAGATGTGATCATAGAGGAACCGGGTGTAGTAGCCAAATCTTACCCATCTTTTTGGGATGACGTAAAAAAAATAACCGAAATAAAATGA